In Lysobacter luteus, a single window of DNA contains:
- the clpP gene encoding ATP-dependent Clp endopeptidase proteolytic subunit ClpP, with protein MDTRTQALNLVPMVVEQTSRGERAYDIYSRLLKERVIFLVGGVDDHVANVIVAQMLFLEAENPEKDISLYINSPGGVVTAGMAIYDTMQYIKPDVSTICVGQAASMGALLLAAGAKGKRYALPNSRVMIHQPLGGFQGQASDIEIHAREILALKQKLNEVLSHHTGQPLETIARDTERDNFKSAEAAREYGLVDQVLERRPDESIQAG; from the coding sequence ATGGACACCCGAACCCAAGCCCTGAACCTGGTGCCGATGGTGGTCGAGCAGACCAGCCGCGGCGAGCGCGCGTATGACATCTACTCGCGCCTGCTGAAGGAGCGGGTGATCTTCCTGGTGGGTGGGGTCGACGACCACGTGGCCAACGTGATCGTCGCGCAGATGCTCTTCCTCGAGGCCGAAAACCCCGAGAAGGACATCAGCCTCTACATCAACTCCCCCGGCGGCGTGGTCACGGCCGGCATGGCGATCTACGACACCATGCAGTACATCAAGCCGGACGTGAGCACGATCTGCGTCGGCCAGGCCGCCTCGATGGGCGCGCTGCTGCTGGCGGCAGGTGCCAAGGGCAAGCGTTACGCGCTGCCGAACTCGCGCGTGATGATCCACCAGCCGCTCGGCGGCTTCCAGGGCCAGGCCAGCGACATCGAGATCCACGCCCGCGAGATCCTCGCGCTCAAGCAGAAGCTGAACGAGGTACTCTCCCACCACACCGGGCAGCCGCTGGAGACGATCGCGCGCGACACCGAGCGCGACAACTTCAAGAGCGCCGAGGCCGCCCGCGAGTACGGCCTGGTCGACCAGGTGCTCGAACGCCGCCCCGACGAGTCCATCCAGGCCGGTTGA
- the tig gene encoding trigger factor, whose protein sequence is MPAVEKSASVESLGNLERRMTFSLPADRLESTVGGRLREIARGAKIKGFRPGKVPAKVIEQRFGQQVRAEVLDGLLRESFGNAVREQSLQIAGNPRIEPAEGEELAYVATFEVVPDFGDIDVAKLNVVRHTSEVKDADIDAMIENLRLQRRTWNPVERAAQEGDAVELETFSTVDGERLPPEGAERGATVVGSAAMFPAIEAALVGMKAGEEKTVEVEFPASWRVPQFAGRKVDVTVKATKVSEPVLPEVDEGFIKSFGIKSGDAEQFRKDIRSNLERELKGALMTRLRREVGEQLIAEYASVEMPPRLVENEARDMARQAAEQARRQGRKVELPDNAHESFMDAARKRVLVGLLVGEVARRNELKLDPKRVSETLNLIASTYEEPQQVIELYRQDQQLMQGLQGRVMEEQVIDWIAERAQHTEQPMSFSEAIRQ, encoded by the coding sequence ATGCCAGCCGTAGAAAAGTCCGCGTCGGTCGAGTCGCTCGGTAACCTCGAGCGCCGCATGACCTTCAGCCTCCCGGCAGACCGCCTGGAGAGCACCGTCGGTGGTCGCCTGCGCGAAATCGCACGCGGCGCCAAGATCAAGGGCTTCCGCCCCGGCAAGGTGCCCGCCAAGGTCATCGAGCAGCGTTTCGGCCAGCAGGTTCGCGCCGAGGTGCTGGACGGCCTGCTGCGCGAAAGCTTCGGCAACGCGGTGCGCGAGCAGTCGCTGCAGATCGCCGGCAACCCGCGGATCGAGCCCGCCGAAGGCGAAGAGCTGGCCTACGTCGCCACCTTCGAGGTCGTGCCGGACTTCGGCGACATCGACGTCGCCAAGCTCAACGTCGTGCGCCACACCTCCGAGGTGAAGGACGCCGACATCGACGCAATGATCGAGAACCTCCGCCTGCAGCGCCGCACCTGGAACCCGGTCGAGCGCGCCGCACAGGAAGGCGACGCGGTTGAGCTGGAGACCTTCTCCACCGTCGACGGCGAGCGCCTCCCGCCGGAAGGCGCCGAGCGCGGCGCCACCGTGGTCGGTTCGGCCGCGATGTTCCCGGCGATCGAAGCCGCCCTGGTCGGGATGAAGGCGGGCGAGGAGAAGACGGTCGAGGTCGAGTTCCCCGCGAGTTGGCGCGTACCGCAGTTCGCCGGCCGCAAGGTGGACGTGACCGTCAAGGCGACCAAGGTCTCCGAGCCGGTCCTGCCGGAAGTGGACGAGGGTTTCATCAAGAGCTTCGGCATCAAGAGCGGCGATGCGGAACAGTTCCGCAAGGACATCCGCAGCAACCTCGAGCGCGAGCTCAAGGGCGCGCTGATGACCCGCCTGCGCCGCGAGGTCGGCGAGCAGCTGATCGCCGAGTACGCCTCGGTCGAGATGCCGCCGCGCCTGGTCGAGAACGAGGCCCGCGACATGGCCCGCCAGGCCGCCGAGCAGGCGCGTCGCCAGGGCCGCAAGGTGGAGCTGCCCGACAACGCCCACGAGTCGTTCATGGATGCCGCGCGCAAGCGCGTGCTGGTCGGCCTGCTCGTGGGTGAGGTCGCGCGCCGCAACGAACTCAAGCTCGATCCCAAGCGCGTGTCCGAGACCCTCAACCTGATCGCCTCGACCTACGAGGAGCCGCAGCAGGTCATCGAGCTCTACCGCCAGGACCAGCAGCTGATGCAGGGTCTTCAGGGCCGGGTGATGGAAGAGCAGGTGATCGACTGGATCGCCGAGCGCGCCCAGCACACCGAGCAGCCGATGTCCTTCTCCGAGGCCATCCGCCAGTAG
- a CDS encoding Bax inhibitor-1/YccA family protein: MIRSGNPALKDSTFLDLGSGAIVRGGDNVMTLAGTVNKTGMLLLMAVLTATFTWYQVSTPAGIVGAGPYLWGGMIGGLVLALVTVFKKEWSPVTAPLYALVEGFFLGAISAMFNHMYEGIVMQAVLLTFGTLFALLFVYRTGLIKATENFKLGVAAATGGIFLVYMASIVLGLFGIQIPMIHESGMVGIGFSLFVVVIAALNLVLDFDFIETGAEQGAPKYMEWYGAFGLMVTLVWLYIEFLRLLAKLRD, translated from the coding sequence ATGATCCGCAGCGGTAACCCGGCTCTCAAGGACTCCACCTTCCTCGACCTCGGCAGCGGCGCGATCGTGCGCGGCGGCGACAACGTGATGACGCTCGCCGGCACGGTCAACAAGACCGGGATGCTGCTGCTGATGGCGGTGCTGACCGCCACCTTCACCTGGTACCAGGTGTCGACCCCCGCCGGCATCGTCGGCGCCGGCCCCTACCTGTGGGGCGGCATGATCGGCGGCCTGGTGCTCGCGCTGGTGACGGTCTTCAAGAAGGAATGGTCGCCGGTGACCGCCCCGCTGTACGCGCTGGTCGAGGGCTTCTTCCTCGGTGCCATCTCGGCGATGTTCAACCACATGTACGAAGGCATCGTCATGCAGGCGGTGCTGCTGACCTTCGGCACGCTGTTCGCGCTGCTGTTCGTTTACCGCACGGGCCTGATCAAGGCGACCGAGAACTTCAAGCTGGGCGTCGCCGCCGCCACCGGCGGCATCTTCCTGGTCTACATGGCCAGCATCGTGCTGGGCCTTTTCGGCATCCAGATCCCCATGATCCACGAGTCGGGGATGGTCGGTATCGGATTCAGCCTGTTCGTGGTGGTGATCGCCGCGCTCAACCTGGTGCTGGACTTCGACTTCATCGAGACCGGCGCCGAACAGGGCGCGCCGAAGTACATGGAGTGGTACGGCGCGTTCGGGCTGATGGTCACGCTGGTGTGGCTGTACATCGAGTTCCTGCGGCTGCTGGCCAAGCTGCGCGACTGA
- a CDS encoding Na+/H+ antiporter NhaC family protein — translation MDHAASPPPAPPSALALTPLLVFLALFFGAGLYFTAQGEAMGFYQLRAPVAILPALALGAWLVRRRGIRPVDTLLEGMGHPNVMLMVLVFLLAGAFANVSRAIGAVDAVVALGLGAMPPALILPGLFLVAGFVSLSIGTSMGTIAAVVPIATGLADAAGLDRALVLGAVVGGAMFGDNLSIISDTTIAATRSQGARMSDKFRENFRIALPAAIATVALLAWFGDAAPVEAPGAASPWLVLPYLAVLALALLGLDVVLVLAIGLVLTGVFGYLMAGGYDLVSYANDIYDGFESMVEITLLSLLIGGLAALIKAGGGLEWLAGVIARFARGHTGRRSGELSIAALAAGSDALTANNTVAILVSGSLARDIATRHGIAPRRAASVLDIYSCVVQGVLPYGAQILLAGSLAGLSPLMIAGKVWYCWLLALVAIGFMLWPGRPRHVSR, via the coding sequence ATGGATCACGCCGCTTCGCCGCCGCCGGCGCCACCGAGCGCGCTCGCGTTGACCCCCTTGCTGGTGTTCCTTGCGCTGTTCTTCGGCGCCGGGCTGTATTTCACTGCGCAGGGCGAGGCGATGGGGTTCTACCAGTTGCGCGCGCCGGTGGCGATCCTGCCCGCGCTCGCGCTCGGGGCATGGCTGGTCCGGCGCCGCGGGATCCGGCCGGTCGACACCTTGCTGGAAGGAATGGGCCATCCCAACGTGATGTTGATGGTGCTGGTGTTCCTGCTGGCCGGCGCCTTCGCAAACGTGTCACGGGCCATCGGCGCGGTCGATGCAGTGGTGGCGCTCGGGCTCGGCGCGATGCCGCCGGCGCTGATTCTGCCGGGGCTGTTCCTGGTGGCCGGCTTCGTGTCGCTGTCGATCGGCACATCAATGGGCACCATCGCGGCGGTCGTCCCGATCGCCACCGGGCTGGCCGACGCCGCCGGCCTGGACCGCGCACTGGTGCTGGGGGCGGTGGTCGGCGGCGCGATGTTTGGCGACAACCTGTCGATCATCTCGGACACGACCATCGCCGCCACCCGTAGCCAGGGCGCGCGGATGTCGGACAAGTTCCGCGAGAATTTCAGGATCGCGCTGCCCGCGGCGATCGCCACCGTCGCGCTGCTGGCCTGGTTCGGGGATGCGGCGCCGGTGGAGGCGCCAGGCGCCGCGTCGCCGTGGCTGGTGCTGCCCTACCTGGCGGTGCTGGCGCTCGCCCTGCTCGGGTTGGACGTGGTCCTCGTGCTGGCGATCGGGCTGGTACTGACCGGTGTGTTCGGCTACCTGATGGCCGGCGGCTACGACCTGGTCAGCTACGCCAACGACATCTACGACGGCTTCGAGAGCATGGTCGAGATCACGCTGCTGTCCCTGTTGATCGGCGGCCTGGCGGCGCTGATCAAGGCCGGGGGCGGGCTGGAGTGGCTGGCCGGCGTGATCGCGCGTTTCGCCCGCGGCCACACCGGTCGCCGGTCCGGCGAACTGAGCATCGCCGCGCTTGCCGCCGGCAGCGATGCGCTGACGGCCAACAACACGGTGGCCATCCTCGTCAGCGGCAGCCTCGCGCGCGACATCGCCACCCGGCACGGCATCGCGCCGCGTCGCGCCGCGAGCGTGCTCGACATCTACTCGTGCGTCGTCCAGGGCGTGCTGCCCTACGGCGCCCAGATCCTGCTGGCCGGTTCGCTGGCCGGGCTGTCGCCCCTGATGATCGCCGGCAAGGTCTGGTACTGCTGGCTGCTGGCGCTCGTGGCGATTGGTTTCATGCTGTGGCCGGGCAGGCCCCGCCACGTGTCCCGTTGA
- a CDS encoding isocitrate dehydrogenase produces MTQTITVIRGDGIGPEIMDATLHVLDAMQLGLQYEFADAGLVALEKSGELLPAATMDSIRKNRVALKSPLTTPVGGGFSSINVELRKRFDLYANVRPATSFPNTKSRFPSGVDLITVRENTEGAYSAEGQAVSEDGETATSITRTTRRGSERIVRYAFELARKTGRKKVTVVHKANILKSTSGLFLKTAREVAAEYPEINCEEMIVDNCCMQLVMRPEQFDVIVTTNLFGDIISDLCAGLIGGLGLTPGANIGTDAAIFEAVHGTAPDIAGQGKANPCALLLGAAQMLDHLGMADKATRLRQAIVATLEAKDSLTGDLGGSSDTMSFARAIASRV; encoded by the coding sequence ATGACGCAGACCATCACGGTCATCCGCGGCGACGGTATCGGCCCGGAAATCATGGACGCCACCCTGCACGTGCTCGACGCGATGCAGCTCGGCCTGCAGTACGAGTTCGCCGACGCCGGCCTGGTCGCGCTGGAGAAGTCCGGCGAGCTGTTGCCGGCGGCCACCATGGACTCGATCCGAAAGAACCGCGTGGCGCTCAAGAGCCCGCTGACCACGCCGGTCGGCGGCGGCTTCTCGTCGATCAACGTCGAGCTGCGCAAGCGCTTTGACCTGTACGCCAACGTGCGCCCGGCGACGTCGTTCCCGAACACCAAGTCGCGCTTCCCGTCCGGGGTCGACCTGATCACCGTGCGCGAGAACACCGAGGGTGCCTACAGCGCCGAAGGGCAGGCGGTGTCCGAGGACGGCGAAACCGCCACCTCGATCACCCGCACCACCCGCCGCGGCTCGGAGCGGATCGTCCGCTACGCGTTCGAGCTGGCCAGGAAGACCGGCCGCAAGAAGGTCACCGTCGTCCACAAGGCCAACATCCTCAAGTCGACTTCGGGGCTGTTCCTGAAAACCGCCCGTGAAGTGGCGGCCGAGTACCCCGAGATCAACTGCGAGGAAATGATCGTCGACAACTGCTGCATGCAGCTGGTCATGCGGCCCGAGCAGTTCGACGTGATCGTCACCACCAACCTGTTCGGCGACATCATTTCCGACCTGTGCGCCGGCCTGATCGGTGGCCTCGGCCTCACCCCGGGCGCCAACATCGGCACCGACGCGGCGATCTTCGAGGCCGTCCACGGCACCGCGCCGGACATCGCAGGGCAGGGCAAGGCCAATCCGTGCGCGCTGCTGCTGGGCGCCGCGCAGATGCTCGACCACCTCGGCATGGCCGACAAGGCCACCCGCCTGCGCCAGGCCATCGTGGCCACGCTGGAGGCCAAGGACAGCCTGACCGGCGACCTCGGCGGTTCAAGCGACACGATGTCGTTCGCCCGCGCGATCGCCAGCCGGGTCTGA
- a CDS encoding carboxymuconolactone decarboxylase family protein has translation MNERILAEPNQVVRRFFALDTQTYQPGALDLKTKELLGLVASLVLRCDDCISYHVAQCREAGVKRDEMFEAFSVGLVVGGSIVIPHMRRAVDFLDRLEQGEAGAPGAHEHG, from the coding sequence ATGAACGAGCGCATCCTGGCCGAGCCCAACCAGGTGGTGCGGCGGTTCTTCGCGCTCGATACCCAGACCTACCAGCCCGGCGCGCTCGACCTGAAGACCAAGGAGCTGCTCGGCCTGGTGGCGTCGCTGGTGCTGCGCTGCGACGACTGCATCAGCTACCACGTTGCCCAGTGCCGCGAGGCGGGAGTGAAGCGGGACGAGATGTTCGAAGCGTTCTCGGTCGGGCTGGTGGTGGGCGGATCGATCGTGATCCCGCACATGCGCCGCGCAGTCGACTTCCTCGATCGCCTCGAGCAGGGCGAAGCAGGTGCGCCTGGGGCCCATGAACACGGCTGA